In one window of Sciurus carolinensis chromosome X, mSciCar1.2, whole genome shotgun sequence DNA:
- the LOC124971411 gene encoding melanoma-associated antigen B2-like — protein sequence MPRGQKSKLRAREKRRQARDETQGLKDAQAAEEGEAPSCSSLVYGDAIPSTSAAGFPQKSQGSPPTTTAAAGVSHKKSGKGAKSRGAARASTSKIPPSPESTQRDLLTRKAGMLMQYLLYKYKMKEPITKGEMLKIVNKRFKEHFPEILKKASERMELVFGLELKEVKPGGNSYTLVTKLDDTNNGSLTGLGFPNNGLLMPLLGVIFLNGNSASEEEIWEFLNILGIYEGKKHIIFGEPRKLITQDLVQEEYLEYQQVPGSDPPHYQFLWGPRSFAETSKMKVLEFLAKVNDTVPSAFPSHYEEALRDEEERAQAKVETRHGTTTKVHACSKATVGSSSCP from the coding sequence ATGCCCCGTGGACAAAAGAGTAAGCTTCGTGCTCGTGAGAAGCGCCGCCAAGCCCGAGATGAGACCCAGGGTCTCAAGGATGCTCAGGCAGCTGAGGAAGGAGAGGCCCCCTCCTGTTCTTCTCTTGTTTATGGTGATGCTATTCCCAGCACCTCAGCTGCTGGCTTTCCCCAGAAGTCTCAGGGATCTCCACCCACCACCACTGCGGCTGCAGGTGTTTCACACAAGAAGTCTGGTAAAGGTGCCAAGAGCCGAGGGGCAGCACGTGCCAGTACCTCTAAGATCCCACCCTCCCCTGAGAGCACCCAGAGAGATCTTCTCACCAGGAAGGCAGGGATGCTGATGCAGTACCTGCTGTACAAGTATAAAATGAAAGAGCCCATTACAAAGGGAGAGATGCTGAAGATTGTCAACAAAAGGTTCAAGGAGCATTTCCCAGAGATCCTCAAGAAAGCCTCTGAGCGCATGGAGCTGGTCTTTGGCCTTGAGCTGAAGGAAGTCAAGCCTGGTGGTAACTCCTATACCCTTGTCACCAAGCTAGATGACACCAACAATGGAAGTTTGACTGGTTTGGGCTTTCCGAACAATGGGCTTCTGATGCCTCTCTTGGGTGTGATCTTCTTAAATGGCAACTCTGCCTCTGAGGAGGAGATCTGGGAATTCCTGAATATCTTAGGGATCTATGAAGGGAAGAAGCACATAATCTTTGGTGAGCCCCGAAAGCTTATCACCCAAGATTTGGTGCAGGAGGAGTACCTGGAGTACCAGCAGGTACCTGGTAGTGATCCTCCACACTATCAATTCCTGTGGGGTCCCCGATCTTTTGCTGAAACTAGCAAGATGAAAGTCCTGGAGTTTTTGGCCAAGGTCAATGATACTGTCCCCAGTGCCTTCCCATCCCATTATGAAGAGGCTTTGAGAGATGAGGAAGAGAGAGCCCAAGCCAAAGTTGAAACCAGACATGGCACTACTACCAAGGTCCATGCATGTTCTAAGGCCACAGTTGGCAGCTCCTCCTGCCCTTAG